The Sporichthya brevicatena genome has a window encoding:
- a CDS encoding magnesium chelatase subunit D family protein, producing the protein MDDLKLALALNAVAPQIGGVLVRGEKGTAKSTVVRALAALLPEQDVVATCRFACDPAAPDPDCPDGPHPAEVATDRRRARLVELPVGAAEDRVVGSLDLERALTEGVRSFEPGLLAAAHRGVLYVDEVNLLHDHLVDVLLDAAAMGRCYVEREGVSVSHAARFLLVGTMNPEEGELRPQLLDRFGLTVHVAASREPAVRAEIVRRGMQYEADPDRFAAVWAPADAEFAECIASARELLPHVSLPDAELERIAGVCAEFEVDGMRADLVIARAARAHAAWQGRAQVTADDVRAAARLALPHRRRRDPFDAPGLDEAQLDKALEESGPPPEPDPDPDGGPDGGGGGGSPRTSAESGAMTTDPAEAAPPAGAGGGVVPEQVTPPEATYRAKLLTVPGVGAGTPGRRSRAETPSGHTSGARRPVGRLGALHATATLRAAAPFQRERGREPGQGLRLRPGDLREAVREGREGNLVLFCVDASGSMGARTRMGAVKAAVLSLLLDAYQRRDKVGLVTFRGSDATLDLPPTSSVEAGAARLRNLPTGGRTPLAAGLAEARHVLAVERLRDPARRPLLVLVTDGRATAAPGTPGDPLTHAHRAAAALAADGVAAVVVDCEDGPVRLGLAGGIATLLNAPLLRLHELEGGGGLAGAVRSVRRAA; encoded by the coding sequence ATGGACGACCTCAAGCTCGCGCTCGCTCTCAACGCGGTCGCGCCCCAGATCGGTGGGGTGCTGGTCCGCGGCGAGAAGGGGACCGCGAAGTCCACGGTCGTGCGTGCCCTCGCGGCGCTGCTGCCCGAGCAGGACGTCGTCGCGACCTGCCGCTTCGCCTGCGACCCGGCCGCGCCGGACCCGGACTGTCCGGACGGTCCGCACCCGGCCGAGGTGGCCACCGACCGCCGCCGCGCGCGGCTGGTCGAGCTGCCCGTCGGCGCGGCCGAGGACCGGGTCGTCGGCTCGCTGGACCTCGAGCGTGCGCTCACCGAGGGCGTGCGCAGCTTCGAGCCCGGGCTGCTCGCCGCCGCGCACCGCGGCGTGCTCTACGTGGACGAGGTCAACCTGCTCCACGACCACCTCGTCGACGTCCTCCTCGACGCGGCGGCGATGGGCCGCTGCTACGTCGAGCGGGAGGGCGTCTCGGTCTCGCACGCAGCCCGGTTCCTGCTGGTCGGGACGATGAACCCCGAGGAGGGGGAACTGCGGCCGCAGCTGCTCGACCGGTTCGGGCTCACCGTCCACGTCGCCGCCAGCCGCGAGCCCGCCGTCCGCGCCGAGATCGTCCGCCGCGGGATGCAGTACGAGGCCGACCCCGACCGCTTCGCCGCCGTCTGGGCCCCCGCGGACGCCGAGTTCGCCGAGTGCATCGCCTCCGCGCGCGAGCTCCTGCCGCACGTGTCGCTGCCCGACGCCGAGCTCGAGCGCATCGCCGGCGTCTGCGCGGAGTTCGAGGTCGACGGCATGCGCGCCGACCTCGTCATCGCCCGCGCCGCCCGCGCCCACGCCGCCTGGCAGGGCCGGGCCCAGGTGACCGCGGACGACGTCCGCGCCGCCGCCCGCCTCGCCCTCCCGCACCGGCGCCGCCGGGACCCGTTCGACGCGCCCGGCCTCGACGAGGCCCAGCTCGACAAGGCACTGGAGGAGTCCGGTCCGCCGCCGGAGCCGGACCCCGACCCGGACGGCGGTCCCGACGGCGGTGGCGGTGGGGGGAGCCCCCGGACGTCAGCGGAATCGGGCGCCATGACGACCGATCCCGCTGAAGCAGCGCCCCCCGCGGGCGCCGGCGGCGGGGTCGTGCCCGAGCAGGTGACGCCGCCCGAGGCGACGTACCGCGCGAAGCTGCTGACCGTCCCCGGCGTCGGGGCGGGGACGCCGGGCCGGCGATCCCGGGCCGAGACGCCGTCGGGTCACACCTCCGGCGCACGCCGGCCGGTCGGCCGCCTCGGTGCCCTGCACGCGACCGCGACCCTGCGCGCGGCCGCGCCGTTCCAGCGTGAGCGGGGCCGTGAACCCGGCCAGGGGCTGCGGCTGCGCCCCGGCGACCTGCGCGAGGCCGTGCGCGAGGGCCGCGAGGGCAACCTGGTCCTGTTCTGCGTCGACGCGTCCGGCTCGATGGGCGCCCGCACGCGCATGGGCGCGGTGAAGGCGGCCGTCCTCTCGCTGCTCCTCGACGCCTACCAGCGCCGCGACAAGGTCGGGCTGGTGACGTTCCGTGGGTCCGACGCGACGCTGGACCTGCCGCCGACCTCCTCGGTCGAGGCCGGGGCCGCCCGGCTGCGGAACCTGCCCACCGGCGGGCGCACCCCGCTCGCGGCCGGGCTCGCCGAGGCGCGGCACGTCCTCGCCGTCGAGCGCCTGCGGGACCCGGCCCGGCGCCCGCTGCTGGTCCTGGTCACCGACGGGCGCGCCACCGCCGCCCCGGGGACTCCGGGCGACCCGCTCACCCACGCCCACCGCGCCGCGGCCGCCCTGGCGGCGGACGGGGTCGCGGCGGTCGTCGTCGACTGCGAGGACGGCCCGGTCCGGCTCGGCCTGGCCGGGGGGATCGCGACGCTGCTGAACGCGCCGCTGCTGCGGCTGCACGAGCTCGAGGGCGGCGGTGGGCTCGCCGGCGCCGTCCGCTCCGTCCGGAGGGCCGCCTGA
- a CDS encoding FG-GAP repeat protein, producing MRYSSDRSTPARLTAARLTAALLAGGLVLATAGAAGAAAGPVTAPAACRGAAGDTLAGDINGDGFGDLVVTEYGRTRLQGGIHVFYGTAKGLTAEATGTAPDDEFLTQDSPGVPDKSEDSDEWGAALAVADFNGDRCADVAVGAPGENGTTGAVTILYGSPTGLITAKGKPRPLHLSQNSPGIPDSAEPNDRFGATLAAGDFDGDGIADLAVGAPGETQGKAFGAGYVTVLFGATGGLNAGRKPADLRPGRGVVGGKAEDSDAFGAALAAGDVTGDGIDELIVGVPGEDGRGAVALLRGTRDGFTAPAATFDRGTAGAGKPTFGDAFGAALTTGDFNGDGRADVAIGMPGADRSRGAVAVLHAAPDGLSAPQLWRQGDDTVSGAAQDGDRFGAVLAAGRLAEGKYDGLAIGAPGDAVGTPGGTVANAGSVTVLLGSAQGLRAKGAVLVSQATPGVGGDPTTGDRFGAALLVRRLTGSGPARLVVGVPAEGAAGTPNHRSGAFTVLGAGAARPTGAGSEFWDLNRPGTAGDPARGVFLGYALG from the coding sequence ATGCGTTACAGCTCTGACCGTTCCACCCCGGCCCGCCTGACCGCGGCCCGCCTGACCGCTGCACTCCTGGCCGGCGGCCTCGTGCTCGCCACCGCCGGAGCGGCCGGTGCGGCCGCCGGACCCGTGACCGCCCCCGCCGCGTGCCGGGGAGCGGCGGGCGACACCCTCGCCGGGGACATCAACGGCGACGGGTTCGGCGACCTCGTCGTCACCGAGTACGGCCGGACGCGCCTGCAGGGCGGCATCCACGTGTTCTACGGGACCGCGAAGGGGCTGACCGCCGAGGCGACCGGAACCGCGCCCGACGACGAGTTCCTCACCCAGGACTCCCCCGGCGTCCCGGACAAGAGCGAGGACTCCGACGAGTGGGGCGCCGCGCTCGCGGTCGCGGACTTCAACGGCGACCGGTGCGCCGACGTCGCCGTCGGGGCGCCCGGGGAGAACGGCACGACCGGGGCCGTCACGATCCTCTACGGCTCGCCGACCGGCCTGATCACCGCGAAGGGCAAGCCGCGGCCGCTGCACCTGAGCCAGAACAGCCCCGGCATCCCCGACTCGGCCGAACCCAACGACCGTTTCGGGGCCACGCTGGCCGCCGGTGACTTCGACGGGGACGGGATCGCCGACCTCGCCGTCGGCGCCCCGGGCGAGACGCAGGGCAAGGCGTTCGGCGCCGGATACGTCACCGTCCTGTTCGGCGCGACCGGCGGACTGAACGCCGGCCGCAAGCCCGCCGACCTGCGGCCCGGACGCGGGGTCGTCGGCGGCAAGGCCGAGGACAGCGACGCGTTCGGCGCGGCGCTCGCGGCGGGTGACGTCACCGGCGACGGCATCGACGAGCTGATCGTCGGCGTCCCCGGCGAGGACGGCCGCGGCGCCGTCGCGCTCCTGCGCGGGACCCGGGACGGGTTCACCGCCCCGGCCGCGACCTTCGACCGGGGCACGGCGGGGGCCGGCAAGCCGACCTTCGGCGACGCCTTCGGGGCCGCCCTCACCACCGGGGACTTCAACGGCGACGGCCGGGCGGACGTCGCGATCGGCATGCCCGGCGCGGACCGTAGCCGCGGGGCCGTCGCGGTGCTCCACGCCGCCCCCGACGGACTGTCGGCGCCGCAGCTGTGGCGCCAGGGCGACGACACGGTTTCCGGGGCCGCCCAGGACGGCGACCGCTTCGGCGCGGTCCTCGCGGCCGGCCGCCTCGCCGAGGGCAAGTACGACGGTCTCGCGATCGGGGCGCCCGGCGACGCGGTCGGGACCCCCGGCGGGACGGTCGCGAACGCCGGCTCCGTGACCGTGCTGCTCGGCTCGGCGCAGGGCCTGCGCGCGAAGGGGGCGGTACTCGTCAGCCAGGCGACACCGGGCGTCGGCGGCGATCCCACGACCGGCGACCGCTTCGGCGCCGCGCTGCTCGTGCGGCGGCTGACCGGCAGCGGGCCGGCCCGCCTGGTCGTCGGCGTCCCGGCCGAGGGCGCCGCCGGCACCCCGAACCACCGGTCCGGCGCGTTCACCGTCCTCGGCGCGGGCGCGGCCCGTCCCACCGGGGCCGGGTCCGAGTTCTGGGACCTCAACCGCCCCGGGACCGCGGGCGACCCCGCCCGCGGCGTCTTCCTCGGCTACGCCCTCGGCTGA
- a CDS encoding Rrf2 family transcriptional regulator — MKISAKVDYAVRALIEIAGNESDRPRSAESISTAQDIPRDFLLAVLADLRRAGLVASQRGQAGGWALLTPAGEISVADVIRATDGPLVSVHGRAPEDVSYEGSAEALQSVWIAVRSSLREVLEDVTVAHLLAKDLPAAAVERTRSEDAWHRR; from the coding sequence CCCTGATCGAGATCGCGGGCAACGAGAGCGACCGCCCCCGCTCGGCGGAGTCGATCTCCACCGCCCAGGACATCCCGCGCGACTTCCTGCTCGCGGTCCTGGCCGACCTGCGCCGCGCCGGGCTGGTCGCGAGCCAGCGGGGTCAGGCCGGCGGCTGGGCCCTGCTCACGCCGGCCGGCGAGATCTCCGTCGCCGACGTCATTCGCGCCACCGACGGACCGCTGGTCAGCGTCCACGGCCGCGCGCCCGAGGACGTCTCCTACGAGGGGTCGGCCGAGGCCCTGCAGTCGGTCTGGATCGCCGTCCGCTCCAGCCTGCGCGAGGTGCTGGAGGACGTCACCGTCGCCCACCTGCTCGCCAAGGACCTCCCCGCCGCCGCGGTCGAGCGCACCCGCTCCGAGGACGCCTGGCACCGCCGCTGA